In Pleurocapsa sp. PCC 7319, the following are encoded in one genomic region:
- a CDS encoding B12-binding domain-containing radical SAM protein, whose amino-acid sequence MRALLIYPVFPQTFWSYDKILELVDRKVLLPPLGMLTVAAILPQDWEFKLVDRNIRDVTEAEWGWAELVIFSAMIVQKQDLLEQIKEAKRRNKLVAVGGPYSTSLPDEPKGAGADFLILDEGEITLPMFVEAIAQGKTSGIFRTTEKPDVTITPIPRYDLLELDAYDSMSVQFSRGCPFQCEFCDIIVLYGRKPRTKKPLQLLQELDYLYELGWRRSIFMVDDNFIGNKRNVKLLLKELKTWQEEHQYPFDFNTEASVDLAADPELMELMVQCNFNAVFLGIETPDESSLQLTKKFQNTRSSLADTVDKMIQAGLRPMAGFIIGFDGEKKGAGQRIIDFVEEAAIPTAMFGMLQALPLTALWERLEKENRLRDSTRKDINQTTLMNFIPTRPIEDIAQEYIEAFWTLYEPKRYLDRVYRCFLKLGVPKHESSFTMPNWVDIRALGIVIWRQGFKRSTRWQFWHHLFGILRHNPGVWEHYLTMCAHNEHFLEYRQIVRDEIEAQLAEFQAQEKQLQQVPSEKIDAIA is encoded by the coding sequence ATGCGAGCTTTACTAATTTATCCAGTCTTTCCTCAAACCTTTTGGTCTTATGACAAAATTCTAGAACTAGTTGACCGCAAAGTACTACTACCACCTTTGGGGATGCTTACTGTGGCGGCAATCTTACCTCAAGATTGGGAATTTAAACTGGTTGACCGCAACATTAGGGACGTTACCGAAGCAGAATGGGGGTGGGCAGAATTAGTGATCTTTTCTGCCATGATTGTGCAAAAACAAGATTTATTAGAGCAAATCAAAGAAGCAAAAAGACGGAATAAATTAGTTGCCGTGGGTGGTCCTTATTCTACTTCTTTACCAGATGAACCAAAGGGTGCGGGAGCAGACTTTTTAATCTTAGATGAAGGCGAAATTACCCTTCCGATGTTTGTTGAAGCGATCGCGCAAGGAAAAACTAGTGGTATTTTTCGTACTACAGAAAAGCCTGATGTCACTATAACACCTATCCCTCGCTACGATTTATTAGAATTGGATGCCTATGATTCTATGTCGGTTCAATTTTCTCGGGGATGTCCTTTTCAGTGTGAATTCTGCGATATTATTGTCCTTTATGGTCGTAAACCTCGCACCAAAAAACCATTACAACTTCTCCAAGAATTAGATTATCTTTATGAATTGGGTTGGCGAAGATCAATCTTTATGGTGGATGATAACTTTATCGGCAATAAACGCAACGTTAAATTGCTGCTGAAAGAATTAAAAACTTGGCAAGAAGAACATCAATATCCCTTTGATTTTAATACTGAGGCTTCTGTAGATTTAGCTGCCGATCCCGAACTAATGGAATTAATGGTGCAGTGTAATTTTAACGCCGTCTTTTTAGGCATCGAAACCCCAGACGAATCTAGTTTGCAACTAACTAAAAAGTTCCAAAATACCCGTAGTTCTCTAGCCGATACTGTAGATAAAATGATTCAGGCAGGATTACGTCCTATGGCAGGATTTATCATTGGCTTTGACGGTGAGAAAAAAGGTGCAGGTCAGAGAATTATTGATTTTGTAGAGGAAGCAGCTATCCCCACAGCGATGTTCGGGATGTTGCAAGCTCTACCCTTAACTGCTTTGTGGGAACGTTTGGAAAAAGAAAATCGTTTACGAGACAGCACCAGAAAAGATATCAATCAAACTACCTTGATGAACTTTATTCCCACTCGTCCCATTGAAGACATTGCTCAGGAATACATCGAAGCATTTTGGACACTATATGAACCCAAAAGGTATTTAGATCGTGTATATCGTTGTTTCCTTAAATTGGGCGTTCCCAAGCATGAATCCTCCTTTACAATGCCCAATTGGGTAGATATCAGAGCTTTAGGCATCGTCATCTGGCGACAGGGTTTTAAACGTAGTACTCGTTGGCAGTTTTGGCATCATCTATTTGGTATTTTGCGCCATAATCCTGGGGTTTGGGAACATTACCTAACTATGTGCGCTCACAACGAACATTTTTTAGAATATCGCCAAATTGTGCGAGATGAAATTGAAGCCCAGTTAGCAGAATTCCAAGCACAGGAAAAACAATTGCAACAAGTTCCTTCTGAAAAGATAGATGCGATTGCGTAG
- a CDS encoding EAL domain-containing response regulator, with protein sequence MNTTQAQNSLTNILIVDDTPDNLDLLAAILQKRGYQTICVDNGVEAIKIAQSGWAELILLDIQMPDLDGYQVCTQLKSADQTKDIPVIFISALDDFADKKKAFQVGGVDYINKPFEIKEVVVRVANQMAIQSSKSKIIELNSQLEQKVKERTAELEESNQHLQQEINRRQQAQDRLLKMALNDPITGFANRNSFSSRLKQALKTSEKHPDYFFAVILLECDRFKQIKRTLSHIDSNQLLMAIAHALDSCLPESALLSRLEGEEFAIFLDRIQDENDAIVIVEKIQHKLTKPFDIKRRQILINANIGIVIGNQDYQDIDRLFNDAEIAMQQALELEGDRYQVFKPEMYIQLQEDREFANHEIALIQAIKRQEFINYYLPITSLRKHNVIELEALVRWYHPQKGMISPHDFIMEAEEMGLMNSIGNLVLKQACKHIKYWQQSNKNQQNLGICINLSTKQFFHSGLISKVDLILRKTKIQGKHLKFDIPELAIIENSTIALKILQELKKRQVKLSLDNFGIGYSSLTCLHRFPFDELKIDRSLFAHIGQKTPNLELETSATLLLKQIITIAHQLNMVVTATGIENNYQLNLLKDLGCDRGQGHLISQLLDPDSVEQFLINFYQ encoded by the coding sequence TTGAATACAACTCAAGCTCAAAATTCTCTTACTAATATTCTTATCGTTGATGATACCCCAGATAATTTGGATTTGCTGGCTGCTATTCTTCAAAAACGGGGTTATCAGACTATTTGTGTTGATAATGGTGTGGAAGCAATCAAAATTGCGCAATCTGGTTGGGCTGAACTAATTTTATTAGATATTCAGATGCCCGATCTCGATGGCTATCAGGTATGTACACAACTTAAATCAGCAGATCAAACTAAGGATATTCCAGTTATATTCATTAGCGCTTTAGATGATTTTGCTGATAAGAAGAAAGCCTTTCAAGTTGGGGGAGTAGACTACATCAATAAACCCTTTGAAATTAAAGAGGTTGTGGTTAGAGTTGCCAATCAAATGGCGATTCAGTCTAGCAAGAGTAAGATTATTGAACTTAATAGCCAACTAGAACAAAAGGTTAAAGAGCGTACCGCTGAATTAGAAGAGAGTAATCAGCACCTGCAACAAGAAATCAATCGCCGTCAACAAGCTCAAGATAGATTGTTAAAGATGGCTCTCAATGATCCTATAACTGGTTTTGCCAATCGCAATTCTTTTAGTAGTAGGCTCAAACAAGCTTTAAAAACTAGCGAAAAACATCCTGATTATTTTTTTGCAGTTATTCTACTCGAATGTGATCGCTTTAAGCAGATTAAACGTACCCTGAGTCATATTGATAGTAATCAGCTATTAATGGCAATAGCTCATGCCCTAGATTCTTGTTTGCCTGAATCAGCTTTATTGAGTCGGTTAGAAGGTGAAGAGTTTGCCATTTTTTTGGATCGGATTCAAGATGAAAATGATGCGATCGTCATAGTGGAGAAAATTCAACATAAACTAACTAAACCTTTTGACATTAAACGACGCCAAATATTAATTAATGCCAATATTGGTATAGTGATCGGTAATCAAGATTATCAAGATATAGATCGTTTATTTAATGATGCCGAGATTGCTATGCAGCAAGCTCTAGAACTTGAAGGCGATCGCTATCAGGTATTTAAGCCAGAAATGTATATTCAACTCCAAGAAGATAGAGAGTTTGCTAATCATGAAATCGCATTAATACAAGCAATTAAACGTCAAGAATTTATTAATTATTATTTACCCATTACATCTTTAAGAAAGCATAATGTAATTGAATTAGAAGCTTTAGTTCGTTGGTATCATCCCCAAAAAGGCATGATTTCGCCACATGATTTTATTATGGAAGCAGAAGAGATGGGATTGATGAATTCCATCGGCAACTTAGTTTTAAAACAAGCTTGCAAACATATTAAATACTGGCAACAAAGTAATAAAAATCAACAGAATTTGGGTATTTGTATCAACTTATCGACTAAACAATTTTTTCATTCTGGCTTGATCTCTAAAGTTGATTTAATCTTACGTAAAACAAAAATACAGGGAAAACACCTTAAATTTGATATTCCTGAATTGGCAATTATCGAGAATTCCACAATTGCCCTCAAGATTTTACAAGAGTTAAAAAAACGTCAGGTTAAACTCAGTTTAGATAATTTCGGGATTGGTTATTCTTCCTTAACCTGTCTGCATCGCTTTCCTTTTGATGAACTAAAAATAGACCGTTCTTTATTTGCTCATATTGGTCAAAAAACCCCAAATTTAGAACTGGAAACATCTGCTACCCTTTTACTTAAGCAGATTATTACCATCGCCCATCAACTGAATATGGTGGTTACAGCTACAGGAATAGAAAATAATTATCAGCTAAATTTACTCAAAGATCTAGGATGCGATCGTGGACAAGGACATCTAATTTCTCAATTACTAGATCCAGATTCCGTCGAACAATTTCTCATAAACTTCTATCAATAA
- a CDS encoding SUMF1/EgtB/PvdO family nonheme iron enzyme: MKILFLASNPQSTSRLNLGKEAREIKEGLKRSRLADKFEFVQRWAVRPQDLRRALLEENPDIVHFSGHGEGDTGLVLENEVGEAKPATGEALADLFSLFPSIKCVLLNACYAEIQAKSIVRHIDYVIGMRHTVLDDLAIFFATGFYDGLGYGRTIDDAFKFGRSAILFELSSTSDPNRKMIPVDFEKVESQATLSEHLKPILLKKTINVPQNITLTNNQPIHNKTITTNTNSIQEYQERIKEYLADRNLTPIAKFQLATFAKEQGISESEANNILEAELGKIEQAKKDYQTVLRQTIEQGYYPFNEQLEQQLKDLQTSLKLSDLEVEEISKAILEQAEIQIRTKTITFEVTTVDDRGIENSRIKKEADVFREDLGNGVTLEMVSISGGEFLMGTDDEEIARLCKKYNWEGYKRERPRHKANIPSLLMGRYPVTQAQWRVVAEMDKVLRDLESNPSHFKDDNLPVEQVSWDDAVEFCARLSNETDRDYRLPSEAEWEYACRAGTDTPFYFGATITTDLANYRGTDWEYKGKVYPGNFANEPKGKFRGKTTSIQSFPPNAFGLYDMHGNVWEWCADDWNENYNGVPQDGAAWLSCSGTKVIRGGSWSFYPGLCRCAYRNYTTRDNRDDNIGFRVVCVVPRTT, from the coding sequence ATGAAGATTCTCTTTCTGGCATCCAATCCCCAGTCAACCAGTCGCTTAAATTTAGGGAAAGAAGCGAGAGAAATAAAAGAAGGATTAAAAAGATCGAGATTAGCCGATAAGTTTGAATTTGTTCAAAGGTGGGCAGTGCGTCCCCAAGATTTGCGCCGTGCTTTACTAGAAGAAAATCCAGATATTGTTCATTTTTCTGGACATGGAGAAGGAGATACAGGTTTAGTATTAGAAAATGAAGTGGGCGAAGCAAAACCAGCTACAGGAGAAGCTCTAGCTGATTTATTCTCTCTATTTCCTAGTATCAAATGTGTTTTATTAAACGCTTGTTATGCAGAAATACAAGCTAAATCGATTGTGAGACACATCGATTACGTCATTGGGATGAGGCATACAGTATTAGATGATTTAGCAATTTTTTTTGCAACTGGTTTTTACGATGGTTTGGGCTACGGTAGAACTATTGATGATGCCTTTAAATTCGGTCGTAGCGCTATTTTGTTCGAGTTGTCCAGTACTTCCGATCCAAATCGCAAGATGATCCCTGTTGATTTTGAAAAGGTTGAATCTCAAGCAACTTTATCAGAACATCTCAAGCCAATTTTACTCAAAAAGACCATAAATGTTCCTCAAAATATCACTCTAACCAATAATCAACCTATTCACAATAAGACCATTACAACAAACACAAATTCTATTCAAGAATATCAAGAACGAATCAAAGAGTATTTAGCAGACCGCAATTTAACACCTATTGCCAAGTTTCAATTAGCCACATTTGCTAAGGAGCAAGGAATATCAGAATCAGAAGCCAATAATATTTTGGAAGCAGAATTAGGGAAAATCGAGCAAGCAAAAAAAGATTATCAAACTGTATTACGACAAACTATTGAACAGGGATATTACCCCTTTAATGAGCAACTTGAGCAGCAACTAAAAGATTTGCAGACAAGCCTTAAATTAAGTGATTTAGAAGTAGAGGAAATTTCTAAAGCTATTCTGGAACAAGCAGAAATCCAAATCCGAACTAAAACAATTACCTTCGAGGTTACTACAGTTGATGATAGAGGAATAGAAAACAGCAGAATTAAGAAAGAAGCAGATGTTTTTAGGGAAGATTTAGGTAATGGCGTCACCTTGGAAATGGTTTCTATATCTGGGGGAGAGTTTCTGATGGGAACAGATGACGAGGAAATAGCTAGACTGTGTAAAAAATATAATTGGGAAGGCTATAAGAGGGAAAGACCTCGACACAAGGCTAATATCCCAAGTCTCCTGATGGGAAGATATCCCGTCACTCAAGCTCAATGGCGAGTTGTTGCTGAGATGGATAAAGTATTGCGAGATTTAGAATCAAACCCATCTCACTTTAAAGATGACAATTTACCTGTAGAACAAGTGTCTTGGGATGATGCAGTAGAATTTTGCGCTCGTTTATCCAATGAAACTGATCGAGATTATCGTTTACCTAGTGAAGCAGAGTGGGAATATGCTTGTCGCGCAGGAACGGATACGCCGTTTTATTTTGGCGCAACTATCACTACAGACTTAGCGAATTATCGAGGAACCGATTGGGAGTATAAGGGCAAAGTTTATCCAGGGAATTTTGCCAATGAGCCAAAAGGAAAATTTCGAGGAAAAACTACTTCGATACAAAGTTTTCCACCCAATGCTTTTGGTTTGTATGATATGCATGGTAATGTTTGGGAATGGTGTGCTGATGATTGGAACGAAAATTATAATGGCGTACCTCAGGATGGTGCTGCATGGTTGTCATGCAGTGGTACAAAAGTAATACGCGGTGGTTCATGGTCCTTCTATCCTGGCCTCTGCCGTTGTGCGTACCGCAACTACACTACGCGCGATAACCGTGACGACAATATCGGTTTCCGTGTTGTGTGTGTCGTCCCCAGGACTACATAG
- a CDS encoding SUMF1/EgtB/PvdO family nonheme iron enzyme, with the protein MKILFLSSNPLSTSQLSLEEEAEEIEEGLKRSKLADKFKFIQRWAVRPRDLRRALLEENPDIVHFSGHGKGSAGLVLVDKAGQPKPATGEALVGLFIQFPCIKCVLLNACYTEVQAQAIVQHVDYVIGMKNTILDDAAISFTTGFYDGLGYGRNIEDAFELGCNAILWELSSFSNKTRQMIPVDFTNTENKSTLPENLKPILLKKLVNFNPHISFSNEVKMANSPQTSSKNYIQLYRDRIQNYLSGRITKEAEVFSEDLGKGVTLEMVSIPGGEFLMGTDDEEIARLCKIHDIEWFHCERPQHKVNIPSFLMGRYPVTQSQWQVVASMNKVSRDLEPKPSHFQDDNLPVEKVCWNDAVEFCARLSNRTGLDYRLPSEAEWEYTCRAGTNTPFYFGATITTNLANYRGSDWDYGDKVYSGNFAKEPKGEYRKETTEVGIFPPNAFGLYDMHGNLWEWCADDWHKNYDGAPHDGSAWSLKTSNHKIIRGGSWLNEPHVCRSAVRFSFPRDLRSNNIGFRIACVALRAT; encoded by the coding sequence ATGAAAATTCTTTTTCTATCCTCAAATCCTCTGTCAACCAGTCAGTTGAGTTTAGAGGAAGAAGCAGAAGAAATAGAAGAAGGATTAAAAAGATCTAAATTAGCGGACAAGTTTAAATTTATCCAACGGTGGGCAGTACGTCCCAGAGATTTACGTCGGGCTTTACTAGAAGAAAATCCAGACATTGTTCACTTTTCGGGACATGGAAAAGGAAGTGCCGGTCTAGTTTTGGTCGATAAGGCAGGACAACCTAAACCAGCAACAGGAGAAGCATTAGTCGGTTTATTCATACAATTCCCCTGTATCAAGTGTGTGTTGCTCAATGCTTGTTATACAGAAGTTCAAGCTCAAGCCATTGTGCAACATGTTGATTATGTAATTGGCATGAAGAATACTATTTTAGATGATGCGGCGATCTCCTTTACTACTGGTTTTTATGATGGGTTGGGATATGGCAGAAATATTGAGGATGCCTTTGAATTAGGTTGTAACGCTATTTTGTGGGAACTTTCGAGTTTTTCTAATAAGACTCGCCAAATGATTCCAGTTGACTTTACCAATACTGAGAACAAATCAACTTTACCAGAGAACCTGAAACCAATTTTGCTGAAAAAATTAGTCAATTTTAATCCGCATATTTCGTTCTCTAACGAAGTGAAGATGGCAAATTCCCCTCAAACATCAAGCAAAAATTATATTCAACTATATCGCGATCGCATACAGAACTATCTATCAGGCAGAATCACCAAAGAAGCGGAAGTTTTTAGCGAAGATTTAGGTAAAGGTGTCACCTTAGAAATGGTTTCTATTCCTGGGGGAGAGTTTCTGATGGGAACAGATGATGAGGAAATAGCAAGACTCTGCAAAATTCATGATATAGAATGGTTTCACTGTGAAAGACCACAACACAAGGTTAATATTCCTAGTTTCTTAATGGGACGATACCCCGTCACTCAAAGCCAATGGCAAGTTGTTGCCAGTATGAATAAAGTATCGCGGGATTTAGAACCAAAACCTTCTCACTTTCAAGATGACAATTTACCTGTGGAAAAAGTGTGTTGGAATGATGCAGTGGAATTTTGCGCTCGTTTATCCAATAGAACTGGTCTAGATTATCGTTTACCTAGTGAAGCAGAGTGGGAATACACTTGTCGCGCCGGAACTAATACCCCGTTTTATTTTGGGGCAACAATCACAACGAACTTGGCGAATTATCGAGGAAGCGATTGGGATTATGGGGATAAAGTTTATTCAGGGAATTTTGCTAAGGAACCTAAAGGAGAATATCGAAAAGAAACCACAGAAGTAGGAATATTTCCACCGAATGCTTTTGGTCTATACGATATGCATGGGAATCTCTGGGAATGGTGTGCTGATGATTGGCACAAAAATTATGATGGCGCACCTCACGACGGCAGTGCTTGGTCATTAAAAACTAGTAACCATAAAATAATACGCGGTGGTTCATGGCTCAACGAGCCTCATGTCTGCCGTTCAGCGGTTCGCTTCAGCTTTCCCCGCGACCTCCGTAGCAACAATATCGGTTTTCGTATTGCATGCGTTGCTCTTAGAGCAACATAG
- a CDS encoding GDSL-type esterase/lipase family protein: MDNNNSETLSDIRVMLLGDSITQANTEHDSYRRPLWQKLNEAGFNNIDFVGSLQENQGGSNPNPDFDLDHEGHWGWRTDEILNQLDGWVASAQPDVAFIHLGTNDILQGQSADSTIDELGEVIDVFRANNPNIVIFLAQIIPARRNDDEREKLNQQISILAAEKSQVDSPIVVVDQSSGFNLRDDTYDSVHPNSRGENKFADQWLASFDEIFGSTSSTTTASDSLDSEGTATDENAQMGSTVFRFVDPISGVPLYTADPLEYESLLNEPTNYNFEGASHISVDPLTGGEEVFRFRNQDTGTYFYTISPTEKDFVRDNIDRYVFEDSQFNAYQTEVEGTIPIYRFYNPTLGTHYFTENIDERVFVDNNPSYDFEGIAYYAYPV; encoded by the coding sequence ATGGACAATAACAACTCAGAAACATTATCTGACATCAGGGTTATGCTCCTTGGGGATTCGATAACCCAAGCAAATACTGAACATGATAGCTATCGCCGCCCTCTATGGCAAAAATTAAACGAAGCAGGTTTTAACAATATCGATTTTGTTGGTAGCTTACAAGAAAATCAAGGCGGCTCCAACCCAAATCCCGATTTTGATCTAGATCATGAAGGTCATTGGGGTTGGAGAACTGACGAGATCTTAAATCAGCTAGATGGTTGGGTCGCCTCAGCTCAACCTGATGTAGCTTTTATTCATCTGGGAACTAATGACATTCTCCAGGGTCAATCAGCAGATAGTACGATCGATGAATTAGGAGAAGTTATTGATGTTTTTAGAGCCAATAATCCTAACATAGTTATTTTTCTCGCACAAATTATTCCAGCCAGAAGAAATGATGATGAGCGGGAAAAATTAAACCAACAGATTTCTATTTTGGCAGCAGAAAAAAGCCAAGTTGATTCACCTATTGTTGTTGTAGATCAATCTTCTGGATTTAACCTGCGCGATGATACATATGATTCTGTACACCCTAATAGCAGGGGCGAAAATAAATTTGCTGATCAATGGCTAGCGAGCTTTGATGAGATATTTGGTAGTACTTCTTCAACTACTACTGCCTCTGATTCCCTAGACAGTGAGGGGACTGCTACTGATGAAAACGCTCAGATGGGTTCTACTGTATTTCGCTTTGTCGATCCCATATCAGGTGTACCTCTTTACACTGCCGATCCCTTAGAATATGAATCACTGCTAAACGAACCAACTAATTACAATTTTGAGGGTGCATCTCACATTTCAGTAGACCCGTTAACAGGAGGAGAAGAAGTATTTCGTTTTCGTAATCAAGATACTGGAACATATTTTTATACCATTTCTCCAACAGAAAAAGATTTCGTACGCGATAATATAGATCGCTATGTTTTTGAAGATAGTCAATTCAATGCCTATCAAACTGAAGTAGAGGGAACAATTCCCATCTATCGTTTCTATAATCCAACTCTCGGCACACACTATTTTACTGAAAATATAGACGAGAGGGTTTTTGTCGACAATAATCCCTCATACGATTTTGAAGGCATTGCCTATTATGCTTATCCTGTATAG